A portion of the Glycine max cultivar Williams 82 chromosome 10, Glycine_max_v4.0, whole genome shotgun sequence genome contains these proteins:
- the GASA15 gene encoding gibberellin-regulated protein 2 has product MALTRSTVVLALLCFILIQELGIYGGDSHRVASNKIDCVGKCNYRCSKAGRNVMCLRACNACCQRCNCVPPGTSGNRDLCPCYARLTTHGGHLKCP; this is encoded by the exons ATGGCCCTCACTAGAAGCACAGTGGTATTGGCTCTTCTCTGCTTCATCCTTATACAAGAG TTGGGGATCTATGGTGGAGATTCGCACAGGGTTGCTTCCAATAAGATAG ATTGTGTTGGAAAGTGCAATTACAGGTGCAGCAAGGCTGGGAGGAACGTAATGTGCCTAAGGGCATGCAATGCTTGCTGCCAGAGGTGCAACTGCGTGCCACCAGGCACTTCTGGTAACCGAGATTTGTGTCCTTGCTATGCTAGACTCACCACACATGGAGGACATCTCAAGTGCCCATGA
- the GASA16 gene encoding gibberellin-regulated protein 2, whose amino-acid sequence MAISKSTVVVVILCFILIQELGIYGEDPHMDAAKKIDCGGKCNSRCSKARRQKMCIRACNSCCKKCRCVPPGTSGNRDLCPCYARLTTHGGKLKCP is encoded by the exons ATGGCCATCTCAAAAAGCACAGTGGTCGTAGTTATTCTCTGCTTCATCCTTATACAAGAG TTGGGGATCTATGGTGAAGATCCACACATGGATGCTGCCAAGAAGATAG ATTGCGGTGGCAAGTGCAATTCCAGGTGCAGTAAGGCTAGGAGGCAAAAAATGTGCATTAGGGCATGCAATAGTTGCTGCAAGAAGTGCAGGTGCGTGCCACCCGGCACTTCTGGGAACCGAGATTTGTGCCCTTGCTATGCTAGACTCACCACACATGGAGGAAAGCTCAAGTGCCCATGA